The Pseudomonas bijieensis DNA window TCGGTCACGCGCAAGGGCCGCCGGCCTCACCTGGTGCTGGAGAGTTTTCTCGAGAGCCTTGCGGCGACTCGCTGACCCCTTGTGGGAGCGAGCCTGGCTCCTCCCACATTGGTTGGGGTTGGCCAGACCACTCGCGAAAAGCTTTTAGTGTGATGGCACTTGTCGGATCGTTGCCGGTGCGCTATCAACGCAGTTGCTCGCCCCACAGACCAGCCCGGAAACGTCCATGACCTTTGAAGTCCCTGCCCACGGTGGCAAGCCCACCAGTCGCATTCGTCAGAAGAACGAAGAGACCATCCTCAAGGCCGCCGAAGATGAATTCGCCCGTCACGGATTCAAAGGCACCAGCATGAACACCATCGCCCTGAAGGCCGGTCTGCCCAAGGCGAACCTGCATTACTACTTCACCAATAAACTCGGGTTGTACGTGGCGGTGCTGAGCAACATCATCGAATTGTGGGACAGCACCTTCAATACCCTCACCGCCGAGGATGATCCGGCCGAAGCCTTGACCCGCTATATCCGCGCCAAAATGGAGTTCTCTCGTCGCCAGCCCCAGGCCTCGCGACTGTTTGCCATGGAAGTGATCAGCGGGGGCGAATGCCTGACCGAGTATTTCAACCAGGACTACCGCACCTGGTTCAACGGTCGGGCGGCCGTATTCCAGGCCTGGATCGATGCCGGCAAGATGGACCCGATCGACCCGGTGCACCTTATTTTCCTGTTGTGGGGCAGTACCCAGCATTACGCCGACTTCGCCACCCAGATCTGTCGCGTGACCGGTCGCACCAAGTTGACCAAGCAGGACATGGTCGAGGCTGGCGACAACCTGATCCGCATCATTCTCAAGGGCTGCGGCCTGACACCAACCCTCTAAGATCGCCATGCCCTTTACCCTTGCCGGCTTTTGCGAATACCGCGAAGAAATTCGCAAAAGCCGCTTCATCACTTTCGCCGCGCCCATCACCAGCCCCGCTGACGCCCAGGCCTTTATCGAACAGCACAGCGACCTGAATGCCTCGCACAATTGCTGGGCCTGGAAACTCGGTGATCAATACCGCAGCAACGACGATGGCGAGCCGGGGGGCACCGCCGGGCGACCGATCCTGGCAGCGATCGAAGCGCAGGCTTGCGATCAGGTCGCAGTGCTGGTGATCCGCTGGTACGGCGGAATCCAACTGGGCACGGGCGGGTTGGCCCGGGCTTATGGTGGCGGCGCAAACAAATGCCTGCAAAACGCCGAGAAAATCGAACTGATCAGCCGCGTGGCGCTGCACTGCAGCTGTGGGTTCGCCGAACTGGCCCTGGTAAAACTGCGGGTCGCCGAATGTGGCGGACTGGTCAATGAAGAACGCTTTACGGCCAATGGTGTCGACCTGCAGTTGGCCGTGGGTGAAGCGCAGATCGAAACGTTGCAAACGCAACTGGCCGACCTGAGCCGTGGACGGATTCTGTTAGGGCGTTGAGCTCCAACGCTTGCAACCTTTCAGGGCGCCTCGCAATCGTTCAACTTGCCCACATCCACTGTGCACCCGACTGTGGATAACCTGAGCACATCCCCCTGTAACCCTTCTGTCATGCGGGTTTGAGAGGGTTGCTCATTTTTCATCCAAAGTCCTGCCAAAGCGACAAATCCATCCACAAAACAA harbors:
- a CDS encoding TetR/AcrR family transcriptional regulator, which encodes MTFEVPAHGGKPTSRIRQKNEETILKAAEDEFARHGFKGTSMNTIALKAGLPKANLHYYFTNKLGLYVAVLSNIIELWDSTFNTLTAEDDPAEALTRYIRAKMEFSRRQPQASRLFAMEVISGGECLTEYFNQDYRTWFNGRAAVFQAWIDAGKMDPIDPVHLIFLLWGSTQHYADFATQICRVTGRTKLTKQDMVEAGDNLIRIILKGCGLTPTL
- a CDS encoding IMPACT family protein, which encodes MPFTLAGFCEYREEIRKSRFITFAAPITSPADAQAFIEQHSDLNASHNCWAWKLGDQYRSNDDGEPGGTAGRPILAAIEAQACDQVAVLVIRWYGGIQLGTGGLARAYGGGANKCLQNAEKIELISRVALHCSCGFAELALVKLRVAECGGLVNEERFTANGVDLQLAVGEAQIETLQTQLADLSRGRILLGR